The genomic region GTTTGCAGATACAAAAGAGTGATCTGTGTGGGGGTGTGGAGGTGCTTCACCTGATTAGCTCAGACTGAGGGTGAAAATTCCACACCGTGTGCTGGTTGTGGACCTCCTGCATGAAATGAGTCAACGTCAGGAGGCCTTGCAGCGTGGAATTCATGTAGCAAGTCTGCGCCAGGTTGGGGAGCCTTAAACCCAACAAGACAGAGGAGTTAGTTAGACTGGACCATGTTTGcaagtttaaaaacaataaatgaacatTCAGCACACATTTATGAGTCTCTTTAACAGGTGCTCACCCGAGGCAAACAAGCTTCTCTGTGGAGAGGGTTTCTCTGCTGCCTGCCAGATTTCCATAGACTGATTCTGATTCGGCCTGTTTACTCCCATTGTGACACACTTGGGCGTATGGCCTGTATTTAAGTGCATCAGGTGGGAGGACGTCTTTGATGTACACAACGTTCTGTGACTTCAGGTACCGCTTGGCATAGTCAGACATGAAGATAAAGTCTGGGTTGCTGGTCTCGACATTTGAGTAGGCCTGAGTGGACTGAACATTCGTGGACTCCACGTTGAAGTCGATCTCCGTTGACTCGATGACTGTGTCGATCTGGAGGCAATCAACGTTTGAGTCATTCTCTGTGGACTCCATGTTTGAGTCATTCTCTGGAGACTTGATGTTTGTGTCGATTTCCATGGAGTCGACGTTTAAGTCTATCTCCATTGACTCGACATTTGAGTCAATCTCCATGGAGTCGACATTTGAGTCGATCTCCATTGACTTGACGTTTGAGTCGATCTCCATGGAGTCGATGTTTGAGTTGATCTCCATTGACTCTACGTTTGAGTCGATCTCCATTGACTCTACGTTTGAGTCGATTTCCATTGACTCTACGTTTGAGTCGATCTTTGAGGTCTTGTCATTGGTCTTGTCTGATTCGCTAAATGAGTTTGTTGTGACAGATGGATAACTTATCTCTGATTCTTTGTGCATGTCAGCTGAAGATTCTGACTTCTCTTTCTGTTTGGCATAAGTTCAGAAAAACAGTTCaatacagcaaaataaatgacatgCTTGAACTGAGGGTTCACACAACATGCAGAATCCACATGTTACTGTAACAGTTTGGTCAGCTGGTAACACTACTGACATTCAGCTCAGTGGTACATACATTGTTGCGATTCCGGAAAGGGCGACACcaccagtattttttttttttcttttcagtctgtGTTGCAGAGGAGACTGTAAGATCAGAGCTGGGTGAATTATCCTGGACACCAGCTTCTCCACCCTCAAACTCTTTGATGATGTCAACACTGATGATAGAGGAAAATACAGATGTTATTCTACTGTCTGGTCCAGTCACAGTAATGAAACCAAGAAGGTGAACAAAACATAGTAAaattaataatgatataatattcAAGACTCAACTCGAATTCAAGGCAAAGCTTCAGTCAGTGCAGtatggtaaaaaataaatatcccCTCTCTGgagtaaaataacaaaatagcctaaaactaaagttaaattaaagttaaatttaaatgttatttaattgAACCTTGTTATTTAACCTTGAAATTATAAACATTTTGAGTAGATGCActttactttccaccactggccTGGTTTAACTTTACTCAAATCATCAACTTAAGTCAAAGCATCAATACCTCAAATTAGTATTAAAAGATctgcatttaaaatgttcttactGCATTAGAAAGTTGAGTTTCACAGGTTTGCATCAAAACCGTAACCATAAATTCTTTGTCTACTTATTTTTCGAttgaaatacaattaaaatcTATCTTTGAAGAGGCAAAACAGACAGCTGAAGGATAACTCTTTTCTGGAGCAGAACATGGCAGGCACGAGTCTTCTGCCACGACCTCTTCTACAGGAGTCTGCTGTGCCGTTTCCTTTTTAACGCCCGACAAACCTGTGCCACCAGGAAGGCCACTTAGTCTTCCTCTTTGGAGCCTCAGAGGGGGTTGAGTCTGTGGTGGCAGAGGTGGTAGGAGTTTCACGGACTACAGGGACTTGTTTTGGGTCCTTCTCAACAATGCCACTggtaattaaaagaaaatgtagacGATTATTCAGCAGTGTACTGGAGTCAAAAGGCCAttgacatcaaaacaaaactctaCTGAATGACACACAACTgatcaaaatataataaaaaagggCAAATGTGGAAAAATGCTCTTGTACTGTTAATTAATACTTGAAACACTCCATTATCTGTTACTTTATACATCCACAGAACTTTTGCTTAGAAAAGTGTGACAGATTAAATAAAGCAACATACAAAATACCATGAAGAataaaattaatataaataattatGAGGCATGCTTTTACCTCTGCTGTGGGCTGGAGCTTGACTCAACTTCAACTTCCACATCTTGAGATTCATTCTTTTgaatatacacaaaaatattcaTGATTAAATATGACACATAATCCACTGCGATACAGagtaatttaattaaaaacacagaaactgtCAAAAAATCTTCCCAATGCCCACATTAACAGTTTAAGGAGATAAACACATACCTGTTGTTGTTTGCGACGTCCGCAAAACATCTCGACCAGTAATTCTCTCAACACTTAGTGGACTTTGTCGAAGTTTGGAAAACACTCTTGTCCATCTGGTTGCGATATCCAAGGTGAGTTTCCAAATGACCGAATATCTGCAGTAAGTTCTGGTTTATAGTAGTGAAAGCGGGATTATAATGTTGCCCGGCCTCCATGACAACACATGGAAAGTGATGGCATTCAAATGAATTAGAATCAGTGACAGTACGAATTTAGAATATAtgttcaaaaacaaataaacaactttAAAACAGGTGATATTTAGTGAAATACTAACAAAGTATACAAATATGACACGAACAGcagatttttgttgttgttgatgtgacAAAAGCACTGCTCTGAAATATCCATATTATACAATATACCTGAAAACAATGTAGTGACTTGGCTGTGACAGTGATACATGTTAGATTTGCTGGCGGGGTTTTGAGTCTTATTTAAGCCGTGTAATACCAACTTCTTTTATACCTTTCACGTTGTGAAAATATGTGcctagtttgttttttttttactgtagaGCAAGATAACTAAATATTACTTCACAGGTGTTTGGCACATAAATGAAGTGAGTATTTCTTTAAGGTAAAATGTGCAGGTTACCCATGGAAAGGACCGAAGAAGCATTCATTGTTAAGGCTGTATTGTCAGTTCACGAGCGCTCAATGTAGCAAACTCACACCAACAAATCTGATTGTTGTGTGTAAGACCTGCTGTGAAAGCCCCTAAAACAGTAGGTTATCCTCTTCCTTGCAatattaaagcaacataatgtagaaattggcattttgtgggATTTGGCGTCCCCCACATTTTCTGAGTGCAACatcactgtcgtaaatacaaatcccagtcCGTagtgtaggtgctaactacagaCAAAGCTCATCAAGTCGAAGCAATGTTGTGTTGAAAACGTGTATGCTGAAGTGAACATGTGTGtaatgctgtgatcctaccctctcactaaAGTTACAAAGTGCAGACTTAAGTGATGGGGGGCGGAgcggctgagacagagacaccattcaccctgttacaagacactgaaccatcaacatgatttggtagctgttattttaaggtaaaaaagtaGCCTTGACCGTCACCTACCTCATGGAGAAGGTATAAAACACATATAACAAAGGGTTAATGCAgatatgtaatatgtaatatattttagattcttGACATGTCAATACTAAAATAACCGAGATCTGGTAGCCAGTGTTTCTTGACAGTACTGTACACTTTGGCGCTCCACTTAACATtcaaacatcttttgttttgttttgtgtcgaTGGAGAGCCCCCTCTAGCTGCAAAAGTTACATATTGTATTTTCAATCTGGCACTTGTACAATCATTCAAATAAGAAATGCAGTCTTTATTAATAAGGATAGTTGTGTAAGCACGTGTAGTATGCTACATTTGAATGGCTTCAGGCAGTCATTACGCCATTTACGGTCCATTCTGTTCTCTGTGGGGCTTCACGCTGATCAGAGGGGTGTTATAGCTGTTAACTCATATTAATGTCACACTAACAGCTCATAAAACACGACTGTGAGATAAAAGTTAAATACAGTGTCTTCAGCTCCATGCTGTATGCTCAGGGATCATTATtatactgctgctgctcaggaaACAGGCCCCAAAATCCTTCCTGGCACATTGTTTACCACAGGGACAGATTCACCGGAGCACCTCGGGTAaggttttaatatttttgtttaataacGTTTCATTGTGAGAGCAGCTTTGCTTGATCTGATAACGTGGTCTCCCCATAAAACACTGGTGTATCAGAGCAGAGGCAGTAGTCTACATAGTGGATATCTCAAAATCTGACAAAAGTAGTTCAAAAGCATCTGGAAGACCGGGCTAATGCCGAGAGTCAGTTTATCACTGCGCAGGATTTGTGAGGTGGGATCTCACTCAGGCCCACACTGAGCACACTGAATGATGATAAGCCAGCTCCGTCTGTCTCAGTGGTGTTTCTGACTCGTCACCAGCTCAGGTAAGATTTACACATCAGATCACACTGCAGATTTAATTTAGTGCGTATGTGAGGGTGCTTTGCTGCACATCACACAGTTAAAGAGAGAGTGTTACCCGATGTCTTGGCAGAGTGCACGGGCTTCCTGTTGCACAAAGTGTAAAAGCATTCTTTCTGGTAGATATTATCACCTACTGTGTCAAAGAGTGAAACTCTGAGACACAAACAACTGCTTCCTGACTAGAGCGATGGAAAGGTGATATGACAATCTACACGGAGGCaatgacaaatgacaaaaacaatgtgGTCGATCACTGACTGATTCTTGATTTAAAAGGGAAGTAGCATGTCTAACTGGAAACTGTTTCAGTGGCGCCACATGAGGTGGTTAATTGGAGGATCACCTCTAATCTTAATTATGAAGTTCTTATTAGGATTTTTTAAAGATCCTTTTGTGTGCAATAGTTTGCAGTGATGTACATTCACTctggtactttacttgagtacacTGCCACTATACACTCTGCTACATTTTGCAGTCACGgtaaagattttgtttttatcttttttaaaaaggtgtaaataaaatctttttaaaatcagttttggaTCTCTAATCCTGTGCTGCACACTATTACAACTTATTTTCTCATTAAATCCTAGTGTATGTAATTGTCCAAGAGTATTTATATAAGTAAGGCCAGCAGCGCCCTCTGgctgacacaaaacaaacttaCACAGAGTTTAATTCTACCTGCAGCTGCAGTATTCAGCTTCACATCAGCAATAGATGTGACGCAAATTCAATTACATTTCCTCGAACAAGACCCAGGATCTCACCACGAGGGTTCACGCAACTCCTTACAATGTCATTATATTTCCTTTAAGTCTAACACAACAAAATTAATACAAATCCAGTCATGAGTCTATATTTATGTTGTTCAACAGGCTACGTAACAATAAAGACATTACAGTGAAGTTGCTTAACTCATTTATTATTGAATAAAAATCGAACATGTACACGTGCAGACTAAAAACCAGTGTAACAAATTGACGACCCTAAAATGTTCTGAAATCAAGTCTGCATCCcctgctgtaaaaaaaagaaaaacatactaCTATACGTTTGCTTTTTTGAAACTGTACAAAACACAGCTTTAGCAACAcatctgtcaaaaaaaaaaaaggaaaacaaaaagcactCTCCTGCCTGTCCCCTAATGTGCAAACATATTGATCTTTCCTGAATGatcacttttattttacatttattcattcaatcCTTCCACTGAGCAGTTGGCTTTTATAAATCAAAGCGTTCACGTATTGTCAGTGGATATCGATCCATCTTTACACTGTAAATAAGTTTCTTTTCCCCAAGTCAATAACTTTACATGTAAAACCAATAACACAATGATAGGCTAGAGGATGGTAGTGGTGTGTGGTGTATCatgggaaaagaaagaaaaaaaaacctttcagtgGAGGAGACCGACAGCCTGGGACTGATGTCACAATGCACTGGCACCTTCCTTCAACCACTAATCATGTCTGACCAGCTGGGTGAAAAAATGGCAAGTTAACTGCTGCATGCTGGTATTTACTGCTGTTGTCTGGGTTGCTCAG from Sparus aurata chromosome 2, fSpaAur1.1, whole genome shotgun sequence harbors:
- the LOC115597106 gene encoding uncharacterized protein LOC115597106 isoform X2 produces the protein MFCGRRKQQQNESQDVEVEVESSSSPQQSGIVEKDPKQVPVVRETPTTSATTDSTPSEAPKRKTKWPSWWHSVDIIKEFEGGEAGVQDNSPSSDLTVSSATQTEKKKKKYWWCRPFRNRNNKEKSESSADMHKESEISYPSVTTNSFSESDKTNDKTSKIDSNVESMEIDSNVESMEIDSNVESMEINSNIDSMEIDSNVKSMEIDSNVDSMEIDSNVESMEIDLNVDSMEIDTNIKSPENDSNMESTENDSNVDCLQIDTVIESTEIDFNVESTNVQSTQAYSNVETSNPDFIFMSDYAKRYLKSQNVVYIKDVLPPDALKYRPYAQVCHNGSKQAESESVYGNLAGSRETLSTEKLVCLGLPNLAQTCYMNSTLQGLLTLTHFMQEVHNQHTVWNFHPQSELIRMEKKCVLFAFKKSIAELNSQFDDDSQKDVCEFLSCVLTKTRSLSVDLHQSAVNMGMTCTCPVNAHMAFQMLSTRSCMGCGLQSKSIKDYVNLSLDLAYRGSVSQFLQSYLKKNQLEYCCKSCSTQESSQQWSFVSLPNVLIIQLQRFTSTKSDNLRKLDIRVEITRELMLNSDSNTTEQTHYSLVSIISHLGSSAVSGHFICDGAYRQQESGDMTDRWLTYIDNIIKESTAKFICQLRQKTAYVLFYEKQQ
- the LOC115597106 gene encoding uncharacterized protein LOC115597106 isoform X1 yields the protein MFCGRRKQQQNESQDVEVEVESSSSPQQSGIVEKDPKQVPVVRETPTTSATTDSTPSEAPKRKTKWPSWWHSVDIIKEFEGGEAGVQDNSPSSDLTVSSATQTEKKKKKYWWCRPFRNRNNKEKSESSADMHKESEISYPSVTTNSFSESDKTNDKTSKIDSNVESMEIDSNVESMEIDSNVESMEINSNIDSMEIDSNVKSMEIDSNVDSMEIDSNVESMEIDLNVDSMEIDTNIKSPENDSNMESTENDSNVDCLQIDTVIESTEIDFNVESTNVQSTQAYSNVETSNPDFIFMSDYAKRYLKSQNVVYIKDVLPPDALKYRPYAQVCHNGSKQAESESVYGNLAGSRETLSTEKLVCLGLPNLAQTCYMNSTLQGLLTLTHFMQEVHNQHTVWNFHPQSELIRLFENVELCHSSTDRMEKKCVLFAFKKSIAELNSQFDDDSQKDVCEFLSCVLTKTRSLSVDLHQSAVNMGMTCTCPVNAHMAFQMLSTRSCMGCGLQSKSIKDYVNLSLDLAYRGSVSQFLQSYLKKNQLEYCCKSCSTQESSQQWSFVSLPNVLIIQLQRFTSTKSDNLRKLDIRVEITRELMLNSDSNTTEQTHYSLVSIISHLGSSAVSGHFICDGAYRQQESGDMTDRWLTYIDNIIKESTAKFICQLRQKTAYVLFYEKQQ
- the LOC115597106 gene encoding ubiquitin carboxyl-terminal hydrolase 8-like isoform X3: MFCGRRKQQQNESQDVEVEVESSSSPQQSGIVEKDPKQVPVVRETPTTSATTDSTPSEAPKRKTKWPSWWHSVDIIKEFEGGEAGVQDNSPSSDLTVSSATQTEKKKKKYWWCRPFRNRNNIDTVIESTEIDFNVESTNVQSTQAYSNVETSNPDFIFMSDYAKRYLKSQNVVYIKDVLPPDALKYRPYAQVCHNGSKQAESESVYGNLAGSRETLSTEKLVCLGLPNLAQTCYMNSTLQGLLTLTHFMQEVHNQHTVWNFHPQSELIRLFENVELCHSSTDRMEKKCVLFAFKKSIAELNSQFDDDSQKDVCEFLSCVLTKTRSLSVDLHQSAVNMGMTCTCPVNAHMAFQMLSTRSCMGCGLQSKSIKDYVNLSLDLAYRGSVSQFLQSYLKKNQLEYCCKSCSTQESSQQWSFVSLPNVLIIQLQRFTSTKSDNLRKLDIRVEITRELMLNSDSNTTEQTHYSLVSIISHLGSSAVSGHFICDGAYRQQESGDMTDRWLTYIDNIIKESTAKFICQLRQKTAYVLFYEKQQ